The following are from one region of the Pocillopora verrucosa isolate sample1 chromosome 3, ASM3666991v2, whole genome shotgun sequence genome:
- the LOC136279925 gene encoding octopamine receptor beta-1R-like, which yields MSNLELPSRSLSAVITEALACVSLNITTIIGNSLICIAAYRSTNLRSTTNLYITALAVSDLLFGTVEMTSTSATLIIGRWVFGDALCQFQGFIDMFTFHATPATLGLIAINRYVKIVKTSHYKRIFSPRRSKIWLSCLWLSLALYLLIARVTNWVKIDFIQGYAVCSFDYPTNVSRIVHYSITVALFFVLPLSVGIFSYYKIFLKTHEHQQNVVSSLRNRTDNAAISNTVKEIKLTRMLFLVAAGFVCCWIPMWALALWFRFSPETSSRITALLAMFFFYLSAVINPIIYAFTNDEFRREFRKLLCCRRERSRIVPKKAAAFTGNDLVEREEQEANF from the coding sequence ATGTCAAACTTAGAGCTACCAAGCCGAAGCTTATCTGCTGTCATAACTGAGGCACTTGCATGCGTTTCATTGAACATCACAACCATCATTGGAAACAGTCTGATTTGTATAGCAGCATACAGAAGCACAAACCTGCGATCAACCACAAACCTGTATATCACTGCTTTAGCGGTCAGCGATCTGCTGTTTGGAACAGTAGAAATGACGTCAACTTCTGCAACGCTAATCATCGGAAGATGGGTCTTTGGTGACGCTTTATGCCAATTTCAAGGCTTTATCGATATGTTCACCTTTCACGCGACGCCAGCAACACTTGGTTTGATAGCAATTAACCGCTACGTGAAAATTGTAAAGACAAGCCATTACAAGAGGATTTTTTCGCCCCGCAGATCTAAGATATGGCTGAGTTGCTTGTGGCTTTCCCTTGCACTTTACCTGTTGATTGCTCGAGTCACAAACTGGGTTAAAATCGATTTTATTCAAGGCTACGCAGTGTGCTCCTTTGATTACCCTACTAATGTAAGTCGAATCGTTCATTATTCCATCACTGTcgcattattttttgttttaccgtTGAGTGTCGGCATTTTCTCTTATTATAAGATATTTCTGAAAACCCATGAGCATCAACAGAATGTAGTGTCATCACTACGGAACCGTACTGACAATGCTGCAATAAGCAACACAGTGAAAGAAATAAAGCTTACTCGAATGTTGTTCCTTGTGGCAGCGGGATTTGTGTGTTGCTGGATACCAATGTGGGCACTTGCCCTCTGGTTTCGCTTTTCCCCTGAAACCAGCTCAAGAATTACAGCATTGCTTgccatgtttttcttttatctgagTGCTGTAATCAATCCCATTATTTACGCCTTTACAAATGATGAGTTCCGCAGGGAGTTTCGCAAACTGCTCTGTTGCCGCCGTGAAAGGTCAAGAATTGTGCCAAAGAAAGCTGCTGCGTTTACTGGTAACGATCTCGTCGAAAGAGAGGAACAAGAAGCAAACTTTTGA